AAACTGATTCCGGGAATGATGCCGTCAAAATGGAATTTGGCGCGTTTTATTTCGGAGAGTGAAGATGAGGTTAAAAAAGCGCTTCGTTCGGACGAATTTGATAATGTAAAAGAATTAATCGCGATTGCCAACGAAGATGATTTGGCAGGAGAAACCATTCAGCAGGCAAAAATCCTTGAAGGATCGATGCGTAATACGGGAATCCACGCCTGCGGAGTAATCATTACACCGTCTGATATTACGAATTATGTTCCCGTTACTACAGCAAAAGATTCTGATTTATATGTAACACAGTTTGATAACTCGGTTGCAGAAAGTGCCGGATTGCTGAAAATGGACTTCTTGGGTCTGAAGACCCTTACGCTGATAAAAGATACCGTTAAACTGGTAAAATATAGAACAGGAATTGATCTTGATCCAGATAATTTCCCGATTGATGATGAAGAAACGTATGCGCTTTTCCAAAGAGGTGAAACCGTTGGAATCTTCCAATACGAGTCGCCTGGAATGCAGAAATACATGAAAGATCTGAAACCAACGGTTTTTGGAGATTTAATTGCCATGAATGCACTTTATCGTCCGGGACCTTTGGAGTATATTCCATCTTTCGTTCGAAGAAAAAACGGCGATGAAGAAATCAAATACGATTTAGATGCCTGTGCCGAATATTTGTCTGAAACGTACGGAATTACGGTTTACCAAGAGCAGGTAATGCTTTTGTCTCAGTCTTTGGCAGGATTTACAAAGGGTGAGGCCGACGTTTTACGTAAAGCGATGGGTAAGAAACAAAAAGACGTACTAGATAAAATGAAGCCTAAGTTTGTCGAACAAGCCGCAGCAAAAGGTCACGATGCCAAAATTCTGGAGAAAATCTGGAAAGACTGGGAAGCCTTTGCGAGTTACGCCTTCAACAAATCTCACTCGACTTGTTATGCTTGGATTGCGTATCAAACGGCTTATTTGAAAGCGCATTATCCTGCGGAATACATGGCAGCGGTACTTTCGAATAATATGAACGATATCAAACAGGTTTCGTTCTTCATGGAAGAATGCAAACGTATGGGATTGCAAGTTTTAGGTCCAGACGTAAACGAATCGTACTATAAATTTACTGTAAACGATGACTACGCCGTTCGTTTTGGAATGGGAGCGATTAAAGGAGTAGGTTCTGGAGCGGTTGAAACGATTGTAGAAAACAGAAAAAACGGAAGATATAAATCGATTTTTGATTTGGCGAAGCGAATCGATTTGCGTGCAGCCAACAAAAAAGCGATTGAAAATTTAGCATTGGCTGGAGGTTTTGATTCTTTTGAAGGAACAACCAGAGCGCAATATTTCCACGATGATGGAGACGGTATTACATTCTACGAAAAAGCAATGCGCTACGGATCGAAATTTCAGGAAAATGAAAACTCATCTCAGGTAAGTTTGTTTGGAGAAACTAGTGAAGTACAAATCGCAGAACCAGTTGTGCCTCCATGTGAAGACTGGAGTACAATGGAAAAACTGGCTAAAGAAAAAGAGGTTGTCGGAATTTATATTTCTGGACATCCGTTGGATGATTTTAGATTTGAAATGAAATACTTCTGTAACGCTCGATTGGAAGCTTTAAAGAGTATGAATGAATATGTTGGAAAGAATTTGCACTTTGCCGGAATTATCAATAACGTACAACATCGTGTAGCCAAAAATGGAAAAGGCTGGGCAGCTTTCAATTTGGAAGGGTATGACGAAAGTTACGAGTTTAAGATTTTTGGAGAGGAATATTTAAAATTCCGCCACTTCTTAATTCAGAACAATTTTGCCTTTTTAAAAATATTGATCAAAGACGGATGGGTAAACCATGACACAGGTAAAAAATCAGATCCTAGAATGCAGTTTGTCGAGATTCGACAATTGCAGGATATCTTGGAAGCTTTTGCTAAAAAGTTGATCGTATTACTGAATATTAAAGATCTTCATCCTGAATTTATTCATAAACTGAGTCATTTGTTTGCTGAAAACAAAGGAGAGAATTCTGTTACTTTTGAAATCATGGAATTAGAAAAAATAAAAAAATTGGTTGAGGTTGAAACTCCAACAGATTTTGAAGATTCAGATGATGCTGTTTTTGAAGGAGAAAATGACAATGAAGATAGTGCGATGGAAGACACAAAGATCCAAGAGGTAAATGAAGTTGAAGAAATAAAAGTGGTAACCAAATTAACGATGCCAAGCCGTCGTTTGAAAGTTAGAATTTCAACTGAATTATTAGAGGAATTAGAGAAAATGCAGATTAATTTTAAACTGAACTAAAAATTTAACAGTTAAAATTTAAACACATGTTAAATTTTTATGTTAAAAATATGCGTGCATAATAGTTTTTTAGTAATATTGTCCAAAATTACAACGTTTTCGTTCCAAGTCTAACTTTACAAGCTGTAGGAATATGTTAAAATATTCTATGTTTGTACTAATCAATAAATCAAAATTATGAAAAAGAACCTATTTTTATTAGGATTATTAGTTTGCTCTATGGCCACAATGGCGCAAACAGAAAAAGCAGAAAAACCAGAAAGCTGGTATTTTAAATTGGGAGGATCTTATTTCAACCAAACTGCTTCAACTGAGTTTCCAACTGTTGGAGGAAATGCTGCATTAGATAGAACATATGTAGGAGGAAAATTGGTTTCTGAAAAAAGTATTACAGGTTCTTTTGGACAAGGTTTTAGAACTGGTATAACTGCAGGTTACCGTTTTTCAACACGTATCGGAGTTGAGTTAGGGGTTAATTACTATTCTAGTAATGATAAAACTATGGCACAGACTACTTCAGATCAGCCATATATCCCTACATCTGCAACTACAGGAATTTACAATTTTAAATCAGTTGGTCAAATTACAGCTTTTGATTTAGCGCCTGCAATTGTTATGTTTTTAGGAGAATCTAACGGATTTGAACCTTATACTAAAGTTGGGGTTTTAGTTCCAATTCATGGAGATTTAGAAATTAAAACTGATGCTGTTGCTCCAGTTGGAGTTAATCCAGGTACAGGTGCTCCAGTTTTTGGAAATGTTCACAGTGTTGATAAAGTAAAACCAAACCCAACTATCGGATTTACAGCTGCTGTTGGTACAACTTACAAACTTACTTCACATCTTTCTGCTTTTGCTGAATTAGAGTACCGTAACTTTACTGTACATGGTAAAACAAAAGAAACAACTGAGTTTACTGTAAATGGAAATGATGCTTTAGCTTCTAGAACTACAGCTCAAATTCATACTAATTATAGAGAAGGTTTAGATGTAAATTCAAACAATGCTCTAACAAATCCAAATGGAGTTAATAAAGATAAGCCAATGGACGAATTAAGTTCATATGTTGGAATTTCTGGATTAGGATTAACATTAGGGATCAAATACAGCCTATAATTTTACAGCTTTTTTATAGCTTACAAAAAGAGGATATTCGAAAGAATATCCTCTTTTTTTTACAATGTCAACCTTTGTCAAAGTTTTTAGGATGAATTGC
The Flavobacterium humidisoli DNA segment above includes these coding regions:
- the dnaE gene encoding DNA polymerase III subunit alpha, which gives rise to MYLIFDTETTGLPKRWDAPITDSDNWPRCIQIAWQLHDEMGQLIEHQDYLVKPEGFNIPYDAERIHGISTELAEADGITLAEVLEKFNIALSKTKFIVGQNLGFDVNIMGAEFHRMGVESKMSSMPVLDTCTEVTASLLQLPGGRGGKFKLPTLTELHSYLFDQPFAEAHNATADVEATTRCFLELVRREVFTKEELDVPKEYFKEFQERNAEPFKLIGLKHINLKAASDKIREQLKALAGEGQQNVVSEEDKADFKAAKFAHLHNHTQFSVLQSTIGIGNIVAAAAKNGMPAVAMTDTGNMMGAFHFVSAVMNHNKAASGKNKALVEAGEEPTETEVKPIVGCEFNICENHLDKSKKDNGYQVVLMAKNKAGYHNLAKMASIAYTDGFYYVPRIDRKIVEQYKGDIMVLSGNLYGEIPSKILNIGENQAEEALIWWKEQFGEDFYLEVMRHNQEDENRVNKTLIEFSKKHNVKLIATNNTYYLNKEDANAHDILLCVKDGEKQATPIGRGRGYRYGLPNQEYYFKSEEEMKKLFADLPEAIINIQEIIDKVEIYSLYRDVLLPKFDIPEEFMVPEDEEDGGVRGENKYLRHLTMEGAKRRYGEITESIQERLDFELMTISNSGYPGYFLIVQDFIAEARKMDVSVGPGRGSAAGSAVAYCLGITNIDPIKYDLLFERFLNPDRVSMPDIDIDFDDEGRGRVMDYVINKYGQKQVAQIITYGKMATKSAIRDTARVLDLPLFEADRIAKLIPGMMPSKWNLARFISESEDEVKKALRSDEFDNVKELIAIANEDDLAGETIQQAKILEGSMRNTGIHACGVIITPSDITNYVPVTTAKDSDLYVTQFDNSVAESAGLLKMDFLGLKTLTLIKDTVKLVKYRTGIDLDPDNFPIDDEETYALFQRGETVGIFQYESPGMQKYMKDLKPTVFGDLIAMNALYRPGPLEYIPSFVRRKNGDEEIKYDLDACAEYLSETYGITVYQEQVMLLSQSLAGFTKGEADVLRKAMGKKQKDVLDKMKPKFVEQAAAKGHDAKILEKIWKDWEAFASYAFNKSHSTCYAWIAYQTAYLKAHYPAEYMAAVLSNNMNDIKQVSFFMEECKRMGLQVLGPDVNESYYKFTVNDDYAVRFGMGAIKGVGSGAVETIVENRKNGRYKSIFDLAKRIDLRAANKKAIENLALAGGFDSFEGTTRAQYFHDDGDGITFYEKAMRYGSKFQENENSSQVSLFGETSEVQIAEPVVPPCEDWSTMEKLAKEKEVVGIYISGHPLDDFRFEMKYFCNARLEALKSMNEYVGKNLHFAGIINNVQHRVAKNGKGWAAFNLEGYDESYEFKIFGEEYLKFRHFLIQNNFAFLKILIKDGWVNHDTGKKSDPRMQFVEIRQLQDILEAFAKKLIVLLNIKDLHPEFIHKLSHLFAENKGENSVTFEIMELEKIKKLVEVETPTDFEDSDDAVFEGENDNEDSAMEDTKIQEVNEVEEIKVVTKLTMPSRRLKVRISTELLEELEKMQINFKLN
- a CDS encoding outer membrane beta-barrel protein, whose translation is MKKNLFLLGLLVCSMATMAQTEKAEKPESWYFKLGGSYFNQTASTEFPTVGGNAALDRTYVGGKLVSEKSITGSFGQGFRTGITAGYRFSTRIGVELGVNYYSSNDKTMAQTTSDQPYIPTSATTGIYNFKSVGQITAFDLAPAIVMFLGESNGFEPYTKVGVLVPIHGDLEIKTDAVAPVGVNPGTGAPVFGNVHSVDKVKPNPTIGFTAAVGTTYKLTSHLSAFAELEYRNFTVHGKTKETTEFTVNGNDALASRTTAQIHTNYREGLDVNSNNALTNPNGVNKDKPMDELSSYVGISGLGLTLGIKYSL